TAGCTGTCTTTGTCTTCAAGAGTAAGCAAATGAATTCTCAACATTTCATCTCAAGCTACTCTTAGGTTATTACATTTGAGGCAAAATAATGTTgtaaataaagcatttaaaattcttGAATGTAAATGAGGTAGAAAcctaatgccttttaaaaatagagtacATAATAGACAAGAAGACAGGGAtacaattattttattagttcaattaaaatgaataaaatggaaagagataCAAATAACTAAGAAATTAAGTACAAATCACTAAGAAATTAATTGTGTTATAAAGAATTCAACAAAATAGACTTGAATTTAAGCACAAGTTTTGTAAACTTACAGATTACTATTTGAGTTAAgcattaagaataaaaattaaagcttttTAGTTCTGCAGATTAAATTTGAAAGTAGGCTGTCTTGCTAGTATTAAAATAAACTTGTTtcttaaaatttgctttattgGATTACATCAGAAGCAGAGCCTCCCTTCTTGAGGGAGGATAAATTTCTTCTTGGGCCCATCAGAATGAAGCTTTCACTGTTCTGCCCTTCAGAGGCTGGGGTGGTCGGTTGTTGTGCTTAATGGGGACTTCTTTATCACCTTCGACATTTGATAGAAGACTGCGGAACTGTGCCAGCTTGGAGCgaggataaaatatttaaatagtcaAAAGCTATTAAATTTACACAGAACACTTTTCTTCTAGTATAATTGATGCACTGATATTTAGAAAATCAGGTTGAAGACTGCAGTGGTTTCACAGATACGAAGGGAGGAAGCCAAAAATTCCTTCACATTTCTTTGCACTAGGCGTTTGGCTTAAATTATTGATGATTGACTGGATTAGAATACCAGCTTTCTCATTCTTGGGTAAGAGACTTACCTgcttggtgcctcagtttccatatagTACTATTTCATTGCAttgttgtgaagactaaatggGTCAATACATGTAAAGTTCTTAGAATGGTGTTTGGCATATGGCATATGCTCAAGAAGTGTTAGTTACCAATAGGTCACACCGCCTGCCCTAAAGGCTTGTTATGAGAATTGACTGACAAAACGTACATAAGTAACCTAATAAAAGTAGTTGCTCAATCATTGGTAGTtactattttcataattataaacaataattaatgagatattttgttgaatatttacgAGCTTAAgtttcaaaaaagaacaaaaacccatGTCAGCTATCAAAATATGCCACTTGAGAGTCACAATTCCCCAAAGTCTTAATAGTACTTCTAGTgccagttttttcttgtttttgaaacTCTTAGGAAGATATTTAACAAAGTTGGAATTTTCCTTATTAAGGCAAAAAGAATAGCAAGAGTTCTGaatctcatatattttttctacataaagtaaaaatagtgtttataaatacacttttatttttgattattcaATAGACCTTATGTCACAAATAAACCTTTTTCAGTTGGAAGGGAAAATGAACTCTTCAAAATctaattgaaataataatttcccCCAATAATTCTATGAATTGAAATGGTATTCCTGCTTTGCACTTCTAATGCTCACTCATTCACCTTTGATACTCTACCTGTTCTGAACTAATACTGATGTTTCCCTTAAAGATGATCCAGATTATGCTCTCATGAAGAGGAGGATGAGTCAGAGAGCCATGGTAGGTCCAGTAATCCCGGGATGAAGGAAGGAGAACAGAGGGGTCAAAATTTGTGAATGGGGCTTTTTTgccctgaaagaaaaagaaaagtaatatattattatatcatGATATAAACTAGTTGCATCATTacatatatgacatatatgttatattatttgGTAGATAGATCTTAGCTAAGAAGTTAATCAATTTTTCTACTATATAGTATTTCATGACTGGTGTGTTTGTGGATATAAACAATAAAAGTAATAGAAGATTGAAAATATGCTACACTGGAATTTTGACTGAGCAATCTGCCTCCTTCTTCATTTGGTTGAAGACAAGCAAAGATTCAAAAAGTTTTTATTAtctgtattctttaaaaagatagtTAATTTCCAGTATAAAACATTTATTGCTTCTCTAGGAATGATACCAGATACTGTTCCAGTGGTAAAGATATTTATTGACATGTATATTGGTATGTTTTATCTTCATTctatttattcctattttcttttctgattggttATATTGGTGTATAGAAAATGAATTGATATTTGTATGCTAATATTTTATGTAGTCAACTTTATTAAACTTGTGTATTAATTCTGTTTTTTACctgtttgatttgtattttccaggTCGATGCCAATGATTATATCCTCTGCGCTTGAGGATAGATTTGTCTTTGTTTCCCTAATATTTATCCAAAAATGTactcttatttctttcctttctttattacATTGATTAGGACATTTATTGTAATGGTCAGTTGTGGTGGTCACAGTTGACACCCTGGTCTTTTTCTTGATTGAATTTGAAAGGCTTCAAATATTTCACTACTAAGTTTGATGTTTGATCCAAGTTGGTATGTGATATTCTTTCTTAAGCTCAATAAGTTTTcagagagttttctttcttttttttatcttcaGGAATTGGCATTGaatttttatcaaatgcttttcaagCATCTAACAAGTTTGTAATATggtttttcatctttaatttgttactGTAATGACTTATATTGGAAGATAGTCTAATATTAaactatccttgcatcctgggGATAAAGTCTACTAGTTTGGAAACATTACTCTTTTAATATACTGTTGAATATGATTTGCTgtaattgattttaatatttattttagctaTATTCCTAAGAACGATTAACCTATGATTTCCTTTTTGTGGTGTTCTTACCCAGTTTGGGTATTAGgtttcatttaattaaatcaaaataaagttttctgTCCTCTCATCTGAGCAGTTTAGTTAACAGTGGCATGATTGTTTCTTAAAAGTTGTGTAACACTTCCCCATAAAGTGGTCTGGGCCTAGAGTTTTCTTTCACTAGATAcgatttttactattttttcaatttctttttagattcttgaTCTGTTTAGGCTTTCACATTTTGAGTCAGTTTCTCTGCATTTTCCTagaaattcatccttttaatctaaattttcaaatttactggTATAGTATTATACAGCttacccttgaacaatgtgggggttaGAAGTGCTGAACCAGGAGTGCTGAACccctgcacagtcaaaaatccacgtataactttATGGTCATCCCTCATAACCACAGTTGTGCATCAGCAGATTCAATTAAGTGCCAATTTTGTAGTGCTATAGCatgtatttatcaaaaaaaaatccatgaataagtggacctgtgcagttcaaacccatgttgttcaagggtcaagtgtacaaatttttctcttttaaaactttttaccaCATCTTTAATTATGACCCAATCCCTtaattctaataaattttttgtATGTGTACCTTTTTTTCCATCATCAAACTTGCCAAAAgtgtgttttttggttgtttttatccaaagaatcagcttttcattttagtaataaaattttaccttgtatatattcattttctttcttattttattaatgttttgcttcatcttcattaattatttccttctattttcttttcatatattattttttatattcctgaGTTGAGTGCTTATTTATCTTCAGACTTTCCACTTTATAATATATCCATTTgaagattaatttttttagacTCAACATGAActagatttattttatataaaaatacaatgaaagaaaatgacataTCTCTGACATATGATTTAACTATTTGCTATTAAAACAGTAAAGCTAAGGTTAAATATATCATAAAAtccatctatttttctttttttttttaagctgactTGGGGAATCATGGTTATCAGACACTGCATATTAAAGGGATTTTAAAACAATACCCTTAACTTCTGTATTTTTgtattgataaaaataaagatatcttTCCCCATGatgtaaaaaattcaaattttagttggttatagtttttaaacaaatttgaaTAACTATGAAACCCATTCTTCTACAGGCTTCATCCTGCCAAAATAGATGACCAATaactatgaaaaacaaaactaaaataaaacaaatatctgaGTCAGAGACCTTTTCAGAAGCAAGGAACATCTAAGTAGTACCTTGATTTTCAGATTGGTAGTTTGTGCTTCGGCCTTCCTACTCCTCACATTAAATATGCAATTAAATGACTTCTGTAGTTCTGCAGATTCTTGTTCTCTGATTTAAACTAACTTAATTAGTCTATTTACCTTAGTTTTAACTGCTTTTAGGGCATCAAGTACTTTCTGCAGGTTTGGGTTGGCCTGACCCAcctggagattaaaaaaaataaagtgtgagaTAAAAATTGTTATCAAGTCAAatcctatttatttaatttttttcaattaaaaacagtaactgaagaaaaaatatgcaAGTCAAAATATCGGAATTTAACAAAACtgtaatacaaaaacaaacctccTACTTTTTGTTCTATTAATTATAATTAGTACAATGAATGTCATGTTGTTAGTGTTCAATAAAGGTTAACTAGAATCACTATAATTCCAAAAGTTAGTCACCCAAATATACCCACTTTAATAATAACTTCCCTATAGAACTTTTCAGGGACTCTCCTACAGAGGATGTGAACAAATCTCCCATTTTAAATATCAATTGAACTTTCTTTATGGGACAAAAATCctctcaatatatttttcttatgaaaCATTAAACTGATAAACTCCTGACTCTATGAGGTAGGAAGTTTAGAAGAAAGAGACTTTGGaagagctgaaaaaaaaattagctacaCCTTCAACACCTTCTCATTTCATCTCTacctgaaatttatttctctcttcaagtgggaaaagccaagagaaaacaaactaaaatacACTAGGGAACTGTTCGTTCACCTATGGTCAGCCATTAGTAGAAGGGGaactttccaaaaagaaaaagaaggactcAAATATTCTTTTGTCTTATTTCATCCTATTTTGAGGTCTGATTGGTAAGAAATAGTTTTAGCAGAGCTCTGTAACTCTCTATAACTCACCTTCATCAAAACACCAATAAGTGCCAAACCATCAGCCTGTGAGGCAGCTTCAGCAAAGCTGGAGTACTTCGCAGAATTCCAGTGAACTATATGAAGCTAAAAATGACAATGTGGTTGAGTAGTTATTTATACCATTGTGAAAGTAAAAAGTAAGTTAGACATTAACTTgttaatatataaagatatatctTGGCTTTGATAGATAAAACTTATGTGACCCTTCATCCAGGGCATGGAAAGGGCTATGTTCTCACTCTTAAGAAGAGTTATCTGTGTGCTGAACAGAGTGGGCAAATGCAAATACTGGAACcagtaaataaaatgtcttttctcaCAATATCATAACTATTAAATAttactcctttttttaaaaaaaaactttggtatAAGAAGATCAGGAATTCTGGCTAACTAGTTTGGGGACAAAAACTTAATTTTCTCTCACTTGAGGTACTTAGTAACTTTATGAGAAGGGGTTCCTGAAGTATCTGGAGTCTTGGCCAAGGACAGATTCTCTTGAGCATATCCAGACACATCTCAAGCCAACATCTCCAGCCTAACCTCTCTGTGGAACTCTAGACTTGTATACCcaagtatgtgtgtatgtcttcTTGATACTTTCTTGATATCTCCACATGGATGTTTAATATGAATCTCAAACTTAATATGGCCAAACTAGAACTCTTGACTTCCTCCTTGCCAGacctgttttattttcccttcttagGAAAAGGCACCACCTTCCATCTAATTGCTCAACCAAAAAATACAACAGTTGTCATTAATTTCTTACTTTTCTCCATTTATCAACATCCATCTTTCAGCACATCTCATAGATTATACCCCTTCACTTGGTTTACAACTTTGAGTCTTTTCATTAGCTGCTGATTTTCTCTGGGGTGTCCTTCCCCATAATCTTTCAACAGCAGTATTTTGACTTGAATTGAGGCTGAACTCAAATGCCAGTTCTGAAAAAATCCTTTCCTGACCACCCAATGTAAAGTGATCATCTGGTCACTTGTATCACTCTAAATCAAACCAATTCTCTCCATGTCAtgtatcccttcccttcccttcccttcctttcccttcctttcctttctcctcccttcccttcccttcccttcccttgcctcccctcccttgccctctcttcccctgccctccccgcccctcccctctttccctcttctttgtctcttctctctctctttctccccacatctccctctctcctgctctcccttccatcctccatCCCACCATCTGTCATATGTTGAACTTTGTGGCTAAGTGCCTGTCATCTCTACCctggattaattttatttttctcaaattaaatgagagaatcaccagtttatatttcttaaatacaacCAAATGTCCTCCCCCAAAGATGTTACTAATACTAATTTAGGCTTTCAGCCCATTTGATTTTAGTCCACCTTCAATTTTATgaaggagaaataggaaaaatacatttaatggaTTTCTGCAACATTGAAAGTTATTAGCCTGGCTTTACAATGTAACATAAAGTAAGTTATGTTTGTATACTATTCCCAAATcctctattaaaatgaaaaatgcataaCTCTGTACCTAACAATCTCTCTTATGAAAATTTGCCCTACATAATTGCTTTCACTAGGGTGTAAGATACATGTACAGAtgtatttattgcagcatttttttttcataaaagcaaaaagaacagaacaaaaaggaaaaggcatTGTAATTGTCCATATGTAGGGCTCAGCTAATAAATTCTAACATGCATACACTGAAATATTGTACAGACAGTAAAAGAAGAGGTGCAATTAAACCTACAGACTTGAAAAAATGATCATGATAAAttggtaagtgaaaaaaaagcatGTTGGAAAACTATATGTATTAcgaattcattttataaaagtaaaataaaaaagccaaCCAGTCTATATTGGTACAAGTGTATTGTATATTCATACATATGAAGAGCAAAAGTTCTTTGTTTTTAGTCTCCCATACCCTCTGTTGACAGTTTGATgcaaatgttctttatttttccatggaTATACAGACAGAATGTCTTGAATTGGATCACAAACTTCCATGTGGGGGTGAATCAAGAGGCCAGAGGGTAGTGGCCTGAGCCAGGGAACCTCAAACCCTCATCTAGAGTATGCTACTCTGTGATGACTCCTGTGATTAAACTTGCACTCTTAGTAGAGACTTACTGAAGTGTTCCAGCCTAGCTACACCTATGCTACTGGTGTGTCCAAACttgaacatttaaataagaaGAGAATGATGGTGTTCTCCATTTGGGGGTTGGAGTTTTAAAAGGAGAGCAGCATTTCCCCTTGAGGCTAGCCTGACATCAAGATAACTTTTCAAGGCATTCTGAAATGAAAGAGTATTCTGGGGTTCATGAGTCTGACTCCAAGTTCACCTGCCTCTTTCACATGAAAATTTCCCTCTATTGCCAAACACAGTgtgtctgtattttattttaatggagcCTGGGAGTGCTTTTCAGGGACCAGAATGCTCATTCCTTTGGAGCTATTATAATGGAGTCTTATAAGGGAGCTGCTTCTGGGAGGACTCTCAGTGTAGTTCTCTCTCACTCCTTAAGCTACCTTACCTCTGCAGAATATTTGACTCCATCCACCAAGTGCTCAGAACCATAGTCATCTTTGACACCCCAGTGAAAATGGAACTGATGGAGCCTATAGCTTTCAGAGAGAGGACCGCCTTTCAGCactagaagaaaaaggaaattactgTTACAATCATAAGCTCCAGCTTATCTTTGCATTTAATATAAACTAACATTAAATTGGATTgagtagaaatgaaaacaaacagtaGCGCCAAAGTTTCCATcttgttggtttttttccccacatccaCAATGATGGTCTTCATATGTATGGTGCACCCTACGATAGTGCATTAATTATATGTAATTCTCAGCACATGAGCtgtaattttacctttttctgcCTTTAAGAAAGCATATTGGAAAATGAGTGAATTATATGATTACAGGGCTTTCCTTGAATCTGCTTTAATTTgcaagttcattcattcattcttttaacaaagACAGTAGTGGGCAGTATGCATCAAGAtctttagtaatttatttttagtaacaaATTACTCAACACATACCTTGTAACTGATCAAGACACAAGAGGGTATCTTGACAGCTTTGTTGAGAATCCCTAGCCAGGGACCAAAAGAATATTCCAGCAGAACAGTAAGgtcacttttaaaattctaacatTGAATGACCATGTTTCTTTAGAGAGTCTATCCAATCATATGATTAATAAAACACACATAATACCAGACCTAATCCTAACAATGGACATAGCTGCAAGGTGTCTAAAATTTAGGCTCATAACCTTGTAGGAAAGTGCTAAAACAAATTTTGCCTTTTGTCAGTAGAGTTGTTTTATGGAATtgtcatttaataaattattcagtaaacagttttgaaaattttactaTGTGCTAGATTCTGGGATATGAAGATAAAAATTCAGTCACTATGGCCTAGTAAGGAGAGGGGAATATAGACAAGTATACTTATGCACAGAATTGTTCCATGCAAGATGCACACAAGACCATTTTCTTACTGGCACTTCACAGTTACGGACCCATTTTTCTGgtcacacaaataaatatattcttcacctctgtttttcttccctACTAGGCTCCTCCACCCTCATCTCGATTagaaaatatttgccttttcagtttttatattcaTGATGGTCCATAGACCTTTTTGAAAAGCTACTGTTTATTCAGAGGGTGTGAAGTGAGCAAAAAGACATTGgaaacaagaagaaatggaataGTGTCCCTGAAAAGGAGAGGGACTGAAAAAAGACAGATCTGGGAGTCCCCAAAATCATCTTTACCACTTGTAAATTTTCTAGATATTCAAGATGCCTCACCAGATTCCAGCAACATTACACATGTGCACAAAAGACTGCagatggtcttttgtgtttcttaaagccttattgttttaatttccccaGTAAAATCGAAGAAAAATTAGAAGGGTCTTTTGGCTCACCTGATCGATTATCATTGTCCACAAAGTTTATGTGGAAGGAATGTCCCACATTGACGATTTCTTTGGCTGTGTCTGGACTGTAGGAGACACTGATAGGTTTGAGAGAGGCATCATGTTTGGTTTCACTGGTTTTGATGTCGATGGGAGATTGGTTATTTCCATTTGCGATGGGGTACAGCTTGCCCCACTGTTCAGGACCTACCAGGACAAACATACACTTACAATCAAAACTTGATCAAATCCAATGTTTTAGGAATATAACTTTGTTTATTAGATTAGGATTTACTGAGGATCTTAAATGATATTCTGTTTAACTTAATGGAAATTCAGTGTTTGAGAATGCCCCTTTTCTATGCTATACTATAAAATGGTGTATTTGTCAATACAAATAATATGCTCATAGTCTGTGGGATCAGACTATACATATTTTACCTTTATAGCAATAGATTTCTAATATACacatatggagagagagacagagggagagaaaggaagagagacagaatGCATTTTGTAGACAACAATGACCCAAAGGACAACTGCTAAGAATACATGCAGAGCTATTATAATTCAAAGTCAGGCAAACCAAACCATTAATCTATGACTACATAGGTACTTTAAGTGCTCAATATCTCTTTTATTGGAAAAGGGAAGAGGCTGTTATTTGATCTACATGAACAGAAGAATGTTTACCATTTTCACCATCATATCCCCAGTCAGGACTTGCCATTATCTTctacttagttttctttttctgaaaacaaaGATAATACCTGAAATAACTAACTGCAACTGAATGTGCAGTAGACAACTGAAACCACAGTTTGTGGGGTTTTATAGAACCGTCTCTGTCCTTAATAGGTTACTATTTCATCATCTCTACCTATCAGGAAGTATatgcatgtaaaaaaaaaaaaaaagatattgtaaAAGAAGCCCACAAGGGTAAGGTCAGTtccaattgttttattttcttatattgtaAGAGAGAAATATGGAAATCTTAGCTTTTATAAAAGCAAGCACTCTTTCTCTCATGTTAGTAGAAGATATGGCTGACTATTATCATATATGATTCTTTGAATTTCTAACTGAAAATGACTGTGCACTTGAGATTTCCAATTTTTACCCTTGCTGGACACTTAAGCAATACTAGCAACAGTAATTTAGTAAGAAGTATAATTTGCATGTTTACAGGCTGATCAGAACAAGTATCATGATGTTAATTTAAAATCAGGTAACAGAATCATtaattatttgtaatatatattattcataatGGTACACTTCAAAGACACACATGATGAGAATAAAGTCCATTTTTAAAGGAGTTGGGATTCATAAATGGAGAAGATTTTATTAATATTGAAATTAAATATGTTCCAAAATTTATGTTACACATCAAATACAGGTCTACTGGAATAGAAGGCTTTCTTCTGTATAGTTCTATACAATTTATAGAGCACtttcatatcattttattttaccatCACCACTACACTCATAAATCCTATACAGTGAGAATTATCATCTTGTGGCTGAGAGATGTTGAGGGTCTTCACCACAACTAGCAAGAAGCCAAGAAGCCAAGAAGCCAAGACTTGAGCCTCCAAGTCCAGTTGTTTTCTTTACTACACCTCTGCTGAATGCCACACTGGGTGAGCTATGAGGTGGATGATCCCTAATTCTCTTTCTATGCCCACAATTCTCTTAAGTCCAATTTAAGCTTGGACCAAGGTGAGACTTGCCACCTGTTGAGTGATGAGAAGATCTACAGAACTTTTCAAGGAGGCAAAGAAAACCAATTAGTATGTGTCAGACTGCCTAGGTCCATATTTCCAAGGCTCTAAATGTGCTCAGAGGAagcaaaatcagaaaatataagcTTCCATAG
The sequence above is drawn from the Tursiops truncatus isolate mTurTru1 chromosome 17, mTurTru1.mat.Y, whole genome shotgun sequence genome and encodes:
- the CA1 gene encoding carbonic anhydrase 1, coding for MASPDWGYDGENGPEQWGKLYPIANGNNQSPIDIKTSETKHDASLKPISVSYSPDTAKEIVNVGHSFHINFVDNDNRSVLKGGPLSESYRLHQFHFHWGVKDDYGSEHLVDGVKYSAELHIVHWNSAKYSSFAEAASQADGLALIGVLMKVGQANPNLQKVLDALKAVKTKGKKAPFTNFDPSVLLPSSRDYWTYHGSLTHPPLHESIIWIIFKGNISISSEQLAQFRSLLSNVEGDKEVPIKHNNRPPQPLKGRTVKASF